One Vitis riparia cultivar Riparia Gloire de Montpellier isolate 1030 chromosome 4, EGFV_Vit.rip_1.0, whole genome shotgun sequence genomic window carries:
- the LOC117912171 gene encoding protein TIC 20-II, chloroplastic produces MASIPLLRLSLHRQTPLKPLHQPYSATPFTVQLPNFPHPLKPTLQISPRPLRPRSRPSITMSYSAVPATERLISAAAYCLPFFNGLQYGRFLLMQYPALGLVLEPILPILSLYRSIPYASFVAFFALYLGVVRNPSFSRFVRFNSMQAVVLDVLLVVPLLVNRIFNPGRAGVGFRLMVMGHNAIFLFVVACFLYSLGFCILGRTPYLPFVADAAGRQL; encoded by the coding sequence ATGGCGTCGATTCCACTGCTCCGCCTCTCCCTTCACCGGCAGACACCGCTAAAACCCCTCCATCAACCCTACTCCGCCACCCCCTTCACAGTCCAGTTACCCAACTTCCCTCACCCACTCAAACCGACGCTCCAGATCTCCCCACGCCCACTCCGCCCCCGATCTCGCCCCTCCATTACCATGTCCTACAGCGCCGTCCCTGCCACCGAGCGCCTGATCTCTGCCGCGGCCTACTGCCTCCCATTCTTCAACGGCCTCCAGTACGGCAGATTCCTCCTGATGCAATACCCAGCTCTAGGGCTGGTCCTGGAGCCCATCCTCCCTATCCTCTCCCTCTACAGATCCATCCCATACGCCTCCTTCGTGGCCTTCTTCGCCCTCTACTTGGGCGTCGTCCGAAACCCTAGCTTCAGCCGGTTCGTGCGGTTCAATTCGATGCAGGCGGTGGTGCTGGATGTGCTGCTGGTGGTGCCGCTGCTGGTGAACCGGATCTTCAATCCGGGAAGGGCCGGGGTGGGGTTCCGACTGATGGTGATGGGTCACAATGCGATTTTTCTGTTCGTGGTGGCTTGCTTTCTGTACAGCCTCGGGTTTTGTATTCTGGGAAGGACGCCATACTTGCCCTTTGTTGCAGATGCAGCTGGGAGGCAGCTCTGA